One segment of Bombus pascuorum chromosome 6, iyBomPasc1.1, whole genome shotgun sequence DNA contains the following:
- the LOC132907693 gene encoding neuropeptides capa receptor-like — protein METSKNDTNDLYDFWKDLDLKNLTEDEYLATVLGPKYLPLKMVIPLTIAYVTIFVTGIFGNVTTCIVIIRNPSMHTATNYYLFSLAISDLILLVLGLPNELSLFWQQYPWVLGVGLCKIRAYVSEVSSYVSVLTIVAFSMERYLAICHPLRVYTISGLKRPIRFILVAWSIALVSAIPFAIYTKVNLVEYPRDSGNYSANSAVCGMLLPYMPNFPLYELSSIIFFLIPMLVILVVYTRMGLKIRNSTNHTLNSVMQGAIHGDSRQIQSRKSVIRMLTAVVILFFICWAPFHAQRLLYIYAQESDYYPDLNECLYILSGCLYYFSTTVNPILYNLMSMKYRKAFKETICCKTRMTGRRSWTTRESQMCNSNSSGKARSSSFKCSVRHTISQAKEMFRFTTSREGVNRDGNINDNVARKSYMLKKEDSTSKPLLNRMHSGQQEEINKRDSTRNTEENKSGSTTSSVL, from the exons ATGGAAACGTCGAAGAACGATACAAACGATCTCTACGACTTTTGGAAGGATTTGGACTTGAAGAATTTAACGGAAGACGAATATTTGGCCACGGTACTTGGACCTAAGTATTTGCCTCTGAAGATGGTGATACCATTAACGATAGCGTACGTGACAATTTTTGTGACCGGTATTTTTGGGAACGTCACGACGTGTATCGTAATTATAAGAAATCCTTCGATGCATACGGCCACCAACTACTACTTATTCAGTCTGGCTATATCTGACCTTATTCTACTTGTATTGG GATTACCTAATGAACTGAGCCTCTTTTGGCAACAATATCCATGGGTTCTAGGAGTTGGTCTCTGCAAAATCAGGGCATACGTATCGGAAGT ATCCTCCTACGTATCGGTTCTTACGATAGTAGCCTTTTCCATGGAAAGATATTTGGCGATTTGTCACCCGCTCCGCGTTTATACAATAAGTGGCCTCAAAAGACcaatacgttttattttagTCGCGTGGTCGATTGCGTTGGTTTCTGCCATACCGTTTGCAATCTACACGAAAGTCAACTTAGTCGAATATCCACGAG attCCGGGAATTACTCGGCTAATTCCGCGGTTTGCGGAATGTTGCTGCCATATATGCCTAATTTCCCTCTCTATGAGTTGAgcagtattatatttttcttgataCCGATGCTAGTTATTTTGGTGGTGTATACCAGAATGGGTTTAAAAATCAGAAACAGTACAAATCATACTTTAAACTCTGTGATGCAGGGCGCTATTCATGGAGACTCGAGGCAAATTCAGTCTCGAAAATCCGTAATCAGAATGTTAA CTGCGGtggttattttatttttcatttgttggGCACCGTTTCATGCTCAACGATTGCTTTATATCTACGCGCAAGAATCTGACTACTATCCAGACTTGAACGAGTGTCTGTATATCTTAAGCGGATGTCTCTATTACTTCAGCACAACCGTGAAtccaattttatacaatttgatGAGTATGAAGTATAGGAAAGCGTTCAAAGAAACCATCTGCTGCAAAACGAGAATGACAGGCAGGAGAAGTTGGACTACCAGAGAGTCTCAAATGTGCAATAGTAATTCGAGCGGAAAAGCGCGAAGCTCAAGTTTCAAGTGTTCAGTGAG aCATACTATTAGTCAAGCGAAGGAGATGTTTCGATTCACTACGAGTCGAGAAGGCGTGAATAGAGATGGAAATATAAACGATAATGTCGCTCGTAAATCATACATGCTCAAAAAGGAAGATTCCACGTCGAAGCCCCTTCTCAATCGAATGCACTCAGGACAgcaggaagaaataaataaaagagattCTACACGTAACACAGAAGAGAATAAGTCTGGATCTACAACCAGCAGCGTTTTGTAA
- the LOC132907681 gene encoding germ cell nuclear acidic protein-like, with translation MEYLMTQNSKKQNEKYIKYDNIKLQSDKEMEESLCSSQNFYLKLSQDSTISHSQEVNDDEDIIVISDSSSNSTCSVSKYTSTSKVTSNKHIPTDNKIYILDSSDPESSETTDKKYLKTCKINKKLQFISNYKERKDIAKDNEILYTSDESSSIEYIKEDIPSMSYNKTSSTYVSSTTENIVKSMADTNVKSHSDTINNDVNNSKNSGSIARSFKTAPATNRNCIDFKKKLSREDAKNILKNIKSSRLIYESPKIRKEKNVALDEEIDDNVIHPAISPKNKLKANDTVIDESPIDSESDIIQGSQVNLTNPYKTHVSKFLSKTCAKEDQGPTCTELSERKKKQISQWLMANSQSDSQSDSSPGIVPLTNTNDISSGNSSLERLEMNYETPNNRGRIHQFPVRESKTTNPDYNKTSYHTVPCQTTINEFVQRTKHNDLELPTLKKSHIDNNVSTPTNSTMNVPQNIDIMDCADILDKLYGKSWRNKADVLFPNSEPRKQIIKTKNRAVQTDRKITKREKFYISDSDDDFNASLNDLKLRHSSTKKNVRKNTKRRDNFIKDETSSESSCESLYYTALTNPRVSKNNTQSKPTAPAIARQVLAICDSDTEDEGDIHNDNQMFNIRRRKLSFSNDESEGSSTSEFDPGDDVPPKSTIKKTSIKARQQLFKLNAQSKLTSDNSKYERCTSFLASLAQSVSLANVHPDAKKYRLDYKNNKEDLCNYLYKLYNEKVFDNELPKDMSMEWNVRMRGTAGFCYNKKSVRTLGGIVRSSRIVLATKILDTPDRLRDTLIHEMCHAAAWLINGVSDGHGPFWTKWANKAMKTFPELPPIRRCHDYEIKTKFTYKCVGCGYSIGRHSKSLDIEKKRCGHCYGKFELLLNKTTKSGTVQMQTPKRELSAFALYVKENYNSVKKERNIKHAEVMKILGQQFSEIKIAKKQENFGNNPNNSS, from the exons ATGGAGTATCTTATGACGCAAAATTCGAAaaagcaaaatgaaaaatatattaaatatgataatataaaactacAATCTgataaagaaatggaagaatcTCTTTGTAGCTCAcaaaacttttatttgaagttgtCACAAGATTCTACTATATCTCATTCTCAAGAAGTAAATGATGATGAagatataatagtaataagtGATTCTAGCTCTAATTCAACTTGTTCTGTTTCTAAGTATACTTCTACATCAAAAGTCACATCAAATAAACATATTCCAACAGACAATAAGATTTATATTCTAGATTCTTCAGATCCTGAGTCTTCAGAGACTACAGATAAAAAGTATCTCAAAACATgcaagataaataaaaaattgcagtttattagtaattacaaagaaagaaaagatatcgCAAAAGACAATGAGATATTATATACATCTGATGAATCTTCCAGTATTGAGTATATCAAAGAAGATATACCTTCTATGTCTTATAATAAAACTAGTAGCACTTATGTCAGTTCTACTACAGAAAACATTGTTAAAAGCATGGCAGATACAAATGTCAAATCTCATAGCGATACTATTAATAATGATGTTAATAATTCTAAGAATTCTGGTAGTATTGCTCGATCATTTAAAACTGCACCTGCTACGAATAGGAACTGCAttgattttaagaaaaaacTTTCACGAGAAGATGCTAAAAATAtcctaaaaaatataaaatcttcaCGACTAATATATGAATCTccaaaaattagaaaagagaaaaatgttgcGCTGGATGAGGAGATAGATGACAATGTCATACATCCAGCTATTTCACcaaaaaataagttaaaagCAAACGATACAGTTATTGATGAAAGTCCAATAGATTCTGAGAGTGATATTATTCAAGGCTCTCAGGTGAATCTAACAAATCCTTATAAAACCCACGTTAGTAAATTTTTGAGTAAAACATGTGCAAAAGAAGATCAAGGACCAACATGTACTGAACTAtcagagaggaagaaaaaacagATCTCACAATGGCTCATGGCTAATTCACAAAGTGATTCCCAAAGTGATAGTTCACCTGGTATTGTGCCTCTTACTAATACAAATGATATAAGTTCTGGTAATAGTAGTCTGGAAAGATTAGAGATGAATTACGAAACTCCAAATAATAGGGGAAGGATACATCAGTTTCCTGTAAGAGAAAGTAAAACTACAAACCcagattataataaaacatcttACCATACAGTACCATGTCAGACTACGATAAATGAATTTGTCCAAAGAACAAAACATAATGATCTTGAGCTCCCTACATTAAAAAAGAGTCATATTGATAATAATGTGTCAACTCCAACGAATTCTACAATGAATGTACCACAAAACATAGATATCATGGATTGTGCAGATATATTAGATAAATTATATGGCAAATCTTGGCGCAATAAAGCTGATGTATTGTTTCCAAACTCTGAACCAcgtaaacaaataattaaaacaaaaaatagagCAGTTCAAACTGATAG AAAGATTACAAAGAGggaaaaattttacatatcaGATTCAGATGACGATTTTAACGCAT cTCTAAACGATTTGAAATTACGACATTCATCAACAAAAAAGAATGTGcggaaaaatacgaaaaggaGAGATAACTTTATTAAAGATGAAACATCATCAGAAAGTAGTTGTGAAAGTTTGTACTATACTGCATTGACGAATCCAAGagtatcaaaaaataatacacaatCAAAACCGACAGCTCCAGCAATTGCACGGCA agttCTTGCAATATGTGATTCAGATACTGAAGATGAAGGTGATATACATAATGATAATCAAATGTTTAacataagaagaagaaaattgtcaTTTAGTAATGATGAAAGTGAAGGTTCAAGCACTAGTGAATTTGATCCTGGTGATGATGTACCACCAAAATCTACAATTAAGAAAA cttCTATTAAAGCTAGAcagcaattatttaaattaaacgctCAAAGCAAATTAACTTCTGATAATTCAAAGTATGAAAGATGTACCAGCTTCCTGGCATCCTTGGCTCAAAGTGTTTCTCTTGCTAATGTACATCCAGATGCTAAGAAATACAgattagattataaaaataataaagaagatttgtgcaattatttgtataaattatataatgaaaaagtatttgaTAATGAGTTACCAAAAGACATGTCAATGGAGTGGAATGTTCGTATGAGAGGTACTGCTGGTTTTTGTTATAACAAAAAATCAGTGAGAACACTTGGTGGTATTGTAAGATCTTCACGAATAGTTTTGGCAACAAAG ATTTTAGATACTCCAGACAGACTTAGAGATACCTTAATTCATGAAATGTGTCATGCAGCTGCATGGTTGATAAATGGGGTTTCTGATGGACATGGTCCATTTTGGACAAAAtg GGCCAATAAAGCTATGAAAACATTTCCTGAACTACCTCCAATAAGAAGGTGTCATGATtacgaaattaaaacaaaatttacatataaatgtGTAGGCTGTGGATACAG TATTGGTAGACATTCCAAATCTTTGGATATCGAAAAAAAACGATGTGGTCATTGCtatggaaaattcgaattattattaaacaagaCAACAAAATCTGGGACTGTACAAATGCAAACTCCGAAAAGAGAACTTTCGGCGTTTGCGCTTtatgttaaagaaaattataattctgtaAAAAAAGAACGTAACATAAAACATGCTGAAGTGATGAAAATTTTAGGTCAGCAATTTTCGGAAATTAAGATTgcaaagaaacaagaaaattttggaaataatcCAAATAATTCTAGTTAA
- the LOC132907694 gene encoding neuropeptides capa receptor-like isoform X1, protein MDVSDKYSFYENISDELEYLEKIRGPKYLSLTLVVPVTLTYVIIFVTGFVGNVITCIVIWRNPTMQTPTNYYLFNLAVSDLLFLILGLPFELSVFWQQYPWQWGLGICKLRAYVSETSSYVSVLTIVAFSVERYLAIYHPLRHYGSGLKRSIRSIFGAWLIALIFAMPFAAYIDIDYVEYPQNSKRNSEESAICAMLKENMPNFPLYQLSCIFFFLIPMVFIAVLYVRIGLRIQSDTLAQNVEGYVHGETKQAQSRKTITRMLSAVVITFFICWAPFHIQRLLYVYEDSTYDDINQWVYPLTGCLYYFSTTINPILYNVMSAKYRNAFKETCRCSPSNPSISRVGLSSMRDSSTICGVRPSQASQVFRERSVNSQRYGTYSASDSVENKSHEAAQLQPNDGEDEKRTNNVPAKYSLTADKDTNEIGASRYLQQTKRSSILIHAKNRRLKYQVSDEDETPSNETHI, encoded by the exons ATGGATGTGTCGgataaatattcgttttacGAGAACATTAGCGACGAATTGGAATACTTGGAAAAAATACGCGGTCCCAAGTATTTATCTTTAACGTTGGTCGTGCCTGTTACCCTTACGTACGTTATCATCTTCGTAACCGGATTTGTTGGCAATGTGATCACTTGCATCGTTATATGGAGGAATCCGACCATGCAGACACCGACGAATTATTACTTGTTCAATTTGGCGGTATCCGATCTGCTGTTTTTAATATTGG GTTTACCCTTCGAATTGAGCGTATTTTGGCAACAATATCCATGGCAATGGGGATTAGGCATATGTAAACTGAGAGCGTACGTCTCCGAAAC gtCCTCTTACGTGTCGGTACTAACTATAGTGGCATTCTCAGTAGAAAGATATTTGGCAATTTATCATCCTCTTCGTCATTATGGAAGTGGTCTGAAGCGTTCTATACGATCTATATTTGGTGCATGGTTGATAGCTTTGATTTTTGCTATGCCATTCGCTGCTTACATTGACATAGATTATGTTGAATACCCACAAA ACTCGAAACGAAACTCGGAAGAATCCGCGATTTGCGCGATGCTGAAGGAAAACATGCCAAATTTTCCTCTTTACCAGCTTAGctgtatcttcttctttctcataCCCATGGTGTTTATCGCGGTGCTTTACGTGAGGATAGGGTTACGAATACAAAGTGATACCCTCGCGCAAAACGTCGAGGGATACGTTCATGGTGAAACCAAACAAGCCCAGTCACGGAAAACCATCACACGGATGCTGA GTGCCGTAGTGATCACATTTTTCATCTGTTGGGCGCCATTTCACATTCAACGATTATTATACGTGTACGAAGATTCGACGTATGATGACATAAACCAGTGGGTGTACCCGCTCACTGGTTGCCTTTACTACTTCAGCACCACCATCAATCCCATCCTGTATAATGTGATGAGCGCGAAATATCGGAATGCTTTTAAGGAAACATGTCGATGCTCCCCTAGCAATCCATCCATTAGTAGAGTTGGCCTGAGCAGCATGAGAGATTCCAGTACAATTTGTGGTGTCAGGCCTAGCCAAGCATCTCAGGTGTTTCGAGAAAGAAGCGTAAATAGCCAACGATATGGGAC GTACAGCGCTTCGGATTCTGTGGAAAACAAGTCGCACGAGGCAGCTCAATTACAGCCAAACGATGGGGAGGatgaaaaacgaacgaataacGTACCTGCGAAGTATTCTTTGACAGCAGACAAAGACACTAACGAAATCGGTGCTTCGCGATATTTGCAACAGACAAAAAGATCATCGATCCTAATACACGCGAAAAACAGACGTCTCAAATATCAAGTGTCTGACGAAGATGAGACTCCCTCGAATGAAACGCACATCTGA
- the LOC132907694 gene encoding neuropeptides capa receptor-like isoform X2, giving the protein MDVSDKYSFYENISDELEYLEKIRGPKYLSLTLVVPVTLTYVIIFVTGFVGNVITCIVIWRNPTMQTPTNYYLFNLAVSDLLFLILGLPFELSVFWQQYPWQWGLGICKLRAYVSETSSYVSVLTIVAFSVERYLAIYHPLRHYGSGLKRSIRSIFGAWLIALIFAMPFAAYIDIDYVEYPQSAVVITFFICWAPFHIQRLLYVYEDSTYDDINQWVYPLTGCLYYFSTTINPILYNVMSAKYRNAFKETCRCSPSNPSISRVGLSSMRDSSTICGVRPSQASQVFRERSVNSQRYGTYSASDSVENKSHEAAQLQPNDGEDEKRTNNVPAKYSLTADKDTNEIGASRYLQQTKRSSILIHAKNRRLKYQVSDEDETPSNETHI; this is encoded by the exons ATGGATGTGTCGgataaatattcgttttacGAGAACATTAGCGACGAATTGGAATACTTGGAAAAAATACGCGGTCCCAAGTATTTATCTTTAACGTTGGTCGTGCCTGTTACCCTTACGTACGTTATCATCTTCGTAACCGGATTTGTTGGCAATGTGATCACTTGCATCGTTATATGGAGGAATCCGACCATGCAGACACCGACGAATTATTACTTGTTCAATTTGGCGGTATCCGATCTGCTGTTTTTAATATTGG GTTTACCCTTCGAATTGAGCGTATTTTGGCAACAATATCCATGGCAATGGGGATTAGGCATATGTAAACTGAGAGCGTACGTCTCCGAAAC gtCCTCTTACGTGTCGGTACTAACTATAGTGGCATTCTCAGTAGAAAGATATTTGGCAATTTATCATCCTCTTCGTCATTATGGAAGTGGTCTGAAGCGTTCTATACGATCTATATTTGGTGCATGGTTGATAGCTTTGATTTTTGCTATGCCATTCGCTGCTTACATTGACATAGATTATGTTGAATACCCACAAA GTGCCGTAGTGATCACATTTTTCATCTGTTGGGCGCCATTTCACATTCAACGATTATTATACGTGTACGAAGATTCGACGTATGATGACATAAACCAGTGGGTGTACCCGCTCACTGGTTGCCTTTACTACTTCAGCACCACCATCAATCCCATCCTGTATAATGTGATGAGCGCGAAATATCGGAATGCTTTTAAGGAAACATGTCGATGCTCCCCTAGCAATCCATCCATTAGTAGAGTTGGCCTGAGCAGCATGAGAGATTCCAGTACAATTTGTGGTGTCAGGCCTAGCCAAGCATCTCAGGTGTTTCGAGAAAGAAGCGTAAATAGCCAACGATATGGGAC GTACAGCGCTTCGGATTCTGTGGAAAACAAGTCGCACGAGGCAGCTCAATTACAGCCAAACGATGGGGAGGatgaaaaacgaacgaataacGTACCTGCGAAGTATTCTTTGACAGCAGACAAAGACACTAACGAAATCGGTGCTTCGCGATATTTGCAACAGACAAAAAGATCATCGATCCTAATACACGCGAAAAACAGACGTCTCAAATATCAAGTGTCTGACGAAGATGAGACTCCCTCGAATGAAACGCACATCTGA
- the LOC132907715 gene encoding probable RNA-binding protein EIF1AD isoform X2, translated as MSKATKRKHVTKEIQELTIPTETQSIVRIIQSRGNNLHEVADPAGSKYLVSMPVKFRKNIWIKRGDFVLVEPIPEGNKVKAEIVKILTREHIKWYRQIKCWPKEFDETSNLNQERTNVKNDNEEDDLFVNTNRLLYDSSRIDTISDTSSDESDSC; from the exons ATGTCGAAAGCAACTAAACGTAAACACGTTACCAAAGAAATTCAGGAATTGACCATTCCTACCGAGACGCAATCGATTGTTCGAATAATACAATCGCGCGGTAATAATCTTCACGAAGTTGCTGATCCAGCTGGTTCAAAATATCTTGTATCGATGCCGGTGAAGTTTAGAAAAAACATCTGGATAAAACGGGGAGATTTTGTCTTGGTAGAACCAATACCAGAAGGGAATAAAGTGAAGGCTGAGATCGTGAAGATATTAACACGA GAACACATAAAATGGTATCGACAAATAAAATGCTGGCCCAAAGAATTCGATGAAACCTCCAATTTGAATCAAGAAAGAACCAATGTAAAGAATGATAACGAAGAAGACGACCTTTTTGTAAATACGAATAGATTATTGTATGATAGTAGTAGGATAGATACGATTAGTGATACGAGTTCCGACGAATCTGActcttgttaa
- the LOC132907715 gene encoding probable RNA-binding protein EIF1AD isoform X1, whose amino-acid sequence MNIDIRFLLCLNLQVKMSKATKRKHVTKEIQELTIPTETQSIVRIIQSRGNNLHEVADPAGSKYLVSMPVKFRKNIWIKRGDFVLVEPIPEGNKVKAEIVKILTREHIKWYRQIKCWPKEFDETSNLNQERTNVKNDNEEDDLFVNTNRLLYDSSRIDTISDTSSDESDSC is encoded by the exons atgaatatagatATAAGATTCTTATTGTGTTTGAATTTACAGGTTAAAATGTCGAAAGCAACTAAACGTAAACACGTTACCAAAGAAATTCAGGAATTGACCATTCCTACCGAGACGCAATCGATTGTTCGAATAATACAATCGCGCGGTAATAATCTTCACGAAGTTGCTGATCCAGCTGGTTCAAAATATCTTGTATCGATGCCGGTGAAGTTTAGAAAAAACATCTGGATAAAACGGGGAGATTTTGTCTTGGTAGAACCAATACCAGAAGGGAATAAAGTGAAGGCTGAGATCGTGAAGATATTAACACGA GAACACATAAAATGGTATCGACAAATAAAATGCTGGCCCAAAGAATTCGATGAAACCTCCAATTTGAATCAAGAAAGAACCAATGTAAAGAATGATAACGAAGAAGACGACCTTTTTGTAAATACGAATAGATTATTGTATGATAGTAGTAGGATAGATACGATTAGTGATACGAGTTCCGACGAATCTGActcttgttaa